One window of Desulfobacca acetoxidans DSM 11109 genomic DNA carries:
- a CDS encoding DUF3343 domain-containing protein, whose translation MSFFNLFKRKTAPLSLNETYGQGAGILIFAHTSEVIRAEKVLKNAGWPIRVMGPPPEIQTGCDLVIEFPLMEKLRLLRLLKEVRTTPLAVVPVNSPLLQPVDLFQIKDFGDYLMVRAANMKLTLDKTSRRIVNVSGGGCPDVPFLAQRMVGQILESAPLPRDIGHTLCGYALQLAFEEMQRLCSQ comes from the coding sequence GTGAGTTTTTTTAATCTCTTTAAGAGAAAAACGGCGCCGTTAAGTTTAAATGAAACCTATGGTCAGGGTGCCGGTATTCTGATATTTGCCCATACGAGCGAAGTTATCCGGGCAGAAAAGGTATTAAAAAACGCCGGCTGGCCCATTCGGGTCATGGGGCCGCCGCCTGAAATTCAGACCGGCTGCGATCTGGTCATCGAATTTCCCCTGATGGAAAAATTGCGCCTCCTCCGCCTCTTAAAAGAGGTCAGGACAACACCCCTGGCAGTAGTTCCGGTCAACAGCCCTCTGCTCCAGCCGGTGGACCTGTTTCAGATCAAAGACTTCGGGGACTATCTTATGGTACGAGCCGCTAACATGAAGCTCACCCTCGATAAAACCAGCCGGCGCATCGTCAACGTCTCCGGCGGCGGCTGTCCTGACGTGCCTTTTCTGGCTCAGCGAATGGTTGGCCAGATCCTCGAGTCGGCGCCCTTGCCGCGGGACATCGGCCATACCCTCTGTGGCTACGCCCTGCAGTTGGCCTTTGAGGAGATGCAGCGCCTGTGCTCGCAGTAA
- a CDS encoding sulfurtransferase TusA family protein, which produces MSSTIDARGLSCPQPVLLALQAMKKIDRGPLIVLVDTDTSKENVLRAAASQGWREEAIQEQGGEYHITLTKASL; this is translated from the coding sequence ATGAGTTCAACGATTGACGCGAGAGGCCTTTCGTGTCCGCAACCGGTATTGCTGGCTCTGCAGGCTATGAAAAAGATTGACCGGGGACCGCTCATCGTGCTGGTGGACACAGATACCTCGAAAGAAAATGTCTTACGAGCCGCCGCCAGCCAAGGTTGGCGAGAAGAGGCAATCCAAGAGCAGGGCGGGGAATATCATATCACCCTGACTAAGGCCTCATTGTGA